Part of the Phocoena sinus isolate mPhoSin1 chromosome 17, mPhoSin1.pri, whole genome shotgun sequence genome is shown below.
CTTTGGAGATTTCTACCTCCTGATTAGTAACATTAAAAAACTTCCATTATCTTTGACcaacaatgtttatttttctgtataccCCATTCTTAAATCCATACCCTTacaatcaaaataaaacattttgtttcgttttgtttgaATTCCCCCTTCCCTTAGAAAAAAAGGCAATAatcttatcaaaaatattttatttacaaaaaaattcaattatacTATACATCCTATACTGGAAATACATTGAATAATTGCTAAAATAAATACAGGCAATTAATTCAATCTTTTATAAGAATGAGAGAATTTGACATTTGAATGTTATCAAAGCTTAACTTAGAACATAAATAGTTAAAAAGGCAAACTCaagttttagtttcatttaatGGCATGGTCTGTTTGTTTTCCACAAGCTCCCCAATCAGTGAGAGTCTAAGTTGTAGAATGTTATATACTTTTTTGTGCTCTGAAGGTAGAATGTGTAGGTTTTTTCTTAGACAGGATGGATGAAATATAGAAGTCTACataaaaaggaagcagaaaggcAGGAAGCACATGGTTGAACACTTCACATTTCTGCTTCATCACAATACTTTTTTCCTGCAACTCTTCATGTGTTCAATTGTTTTTAACACAGGTCTACACAGCACCAGCTACAAGGCAAGATGGGTCATGTCAAAAGTCAAACTGGATAACTGAGGCCCCGGAGTAGCTAAATTAACCAGGCCGAGGGtccatcaattttttttatgtGCCAATTCTTGATACAACTATTAAACCTTGATATCATGTCTACTAtgtaaacacatttatttagGTCAAGAACAGAAGAGATGAAGCAATTATCTGTATAATTCAGAAAAAATCTTCCCTAGAAAGTTAAAGAGTACACATGGAGCTTGATTTGGCCAATTTTGAATCTATATGCTTTATCCTTATTATAATTTATCCCACTCACCCGTATAAACCTCATACTAACATGTAAAGTGAACTGACAATCTGGGAAAAAAAAGGTAGGTAAAGTATGTTCAACATATAGACAGGATCCAGTGAATACAGGTCACAGAACAAAATGATGAACTGCAGTGTATTTGTCCAAATTATACCGTCAATTTTTCccactttcctttttccttagcCTGGGAAAACACTGTGAGAATCTCCAAAAACAATCTTTGATACCCAGATTTTGTCCACTGCTGGATGCCTAGTATTTTCTTTTGAGAACTggcattccctttttttttcaatcttatgAAAAAATTGCACTTTTCTACCCCTTTGGCCTTGATTTTCAATGACTTCTTTTTTGTACACACAAGTATGAATTTCTACTCCCGAAGTGTGACAGGTATATTGGccttttctaaaagaaatgaaaaaaagttaaaatattgagactttaaatactttttcacagaaataaactaTTCAATTTtaaaggtagagagagagagagaaacattttattctttctatcaTGAACATCATCAGTCAACCAAGCTTCACATTTTGGGTAAGAATTTTTTAAGTATGAATTTTTTCAGaacctattttattaaaaaaaaaaaaaggaagaacaggtGTATTTTGGcagagaagtaaaatataaaatatgcaaaatttgttttaaaattggcatacaaaattttaaaacacagtacaattatataaaaatacagcaCAGCCAACGGCCTGTAAATTTCCTTTGGCATTTCATTTGGTAGAGTTAAACAGAAAaacctttctaaaaaaaaattagctatcaACACAGTACATAAGTTAGGTTGTATATGTTGAAAGAACTTTTCCTTGAGTTTCCAAAATCCTTTTCTTACATGATAACCCACATAAAGCATGACTAGTGAGGTATATAGGGCAAAACACTTAGGCAGATGTACAATAAGGAAAAAGTGCATAAACAAAGAATTCTTCCCATTTTCATAGAAATATCAGGTTAAATCTGAGTTCTTCTTGATGTATCATTTTACTTTGGCAGAATTAAAATAAACCCATACAAATGTCTTTGTTCAAGTCCCAGCAGCAGTGATATGTCTCCTTTGGTGGCATTATCTGACGCCACAACCAGACAGTCCCTAGAGGAAGTaaggttttgtgtgtgtctgcatcTGTAACTGCAAACATCAAATGTAAGATCATACATCAAGCACCATGTCATACTGTTGTCCCTTCTTCCGCCTGCCACATTTATTGATGAGAACCACATACAGTGTCAAAAGCATGACCCAATAGCATGCATACAGCAACGTTCCAACAATTAAAACTGTCTGTTTGGATTCTGAGAATGgctttttagattccttataaaTGGTGAAAATCACACCACCCAGGAGGATTGTAAACCAAACTGATACTGGAATGAGTCCTATGAAATTAACAACAATGGTTTTCCTTCCAGATGTGCCCCACCCAGCTTTGTTTATCGTTGCAATTGCAAACATCTTGGCGGGAAGTAAACTTGACATGTATAACACTGAGTAGAGGGACATGAAGACCATGACGATATTTCCTCTAAGGCAGCTGGCAAAAGATGATTTTATGAGACCCACTAACTGGACAGTTAACAAGAAGAGGAGGATGTTCCAAATTTTACCCCTGTAGAAAAGCTGGATTACTGTGGcaatgagaaagaaagggaagaacccagTGATGACTGCTTCATAGGTCATCCACAAGTGATGTTTATGAAACCACATGGCATTGTACAGCCACTCTCGGAAGTAGGACTTGCTCCAACGGGTCTGCTGGTTTAACCATCTGAGATATTCTATAGGTGTTTCAGTAAGGCACTTGGATCGAGCTGTGTATTTTGTTGCATAGCCCAGACTCAGCACTCGGTTCGTTAGATGCCTGTCATCTCCAAAACTACATTGGCTGCCCATAAATTCTTGATTGTACCAGTCTTCCACAAATTCATGCAATAAGGAGTTTCTGTACATTCCCAGAGGTCCACTAATGCACTGGACACATCCAAAATAAGACTGACAGGCCCTTTCTATGTTAAAAGCCATCCAGTATCTCACACTGCTGAGGAAAGAGATCCAGGAATCATACTTGTTTAAAAtctgcaagaaaaataaaagtaaaaataattaaataaaggtAAGCCCCAGCTAAAAATTCCAGCAAAATCTGCACCATTGTGAGGTTACTACCTAGAgtaatgtttgtttttgttgttgttttttaataaatttatttatttatttatggctgcgttgggtcttagttgctgtgcgtgggttctcattgcggtggcttctgttgttgcggagcaagggctctaggcacgcaggcttcagtagctgtggttcgaagggtctagggcacaggctcagtagttgtggcacacgggcttagttgctccatggcatgtgggaccttcccggaccagggatcgaacccatgtctcctgcattggcaggcggattcttaacaactgcgccatcagggaagcccatgtttgttttttttatccttctatttagcctctttcctttttttaacacaattttacattattttctttgattttatatacTATATTAATTTGATAAGTCGGGTGTACGTGTTGGGACTTCTtgacaataatttttttctactccATCACGCTCTGTTCTcttttgttatgtgtttttttttctttttcttgttatgTTATAAGATTGAGATTTTTTTAGGCTTTGGTTCTCAGCCCTTAAATTATTCTCccactggcagtccagtggttaaagatttcgccttccaatgcgggtggggggggggtccatccctggtcggggagctgggatcccacccacacgcctcatggccaaaaaaccaaagacataaaacagaagcaatattgcagCAAAttcaaaagagactttaaaaaaaatggtccagggcttccctggtggcgcagtggttgagactctgcctgccaatgcaggggacatgggttcgagccctggtctgggaagatcccacatgccgtggagcaactaggcccgtgagccacgactactgagcctgcgcgtctggagcctgtgctccgcaacaagagaggccgcgacagtgagaggcccgtgcaccgcgatgaagagtggcccccgctcgccacaactagagaaagccctagcacagaaacgaagacccaacacagccaaaaataaataaataaatttataaaaaaaaaaaaaaaaaaaaaaaaaaatggtccacatcaaaaaatctttaaaaaaaaattattctcccACTTTCTTACTATCtaatatttgaaagtttttaagTCCTATGCTCTTCTCTTTTCAACTCATCCAACTCTAttattctccttcctccccagttTTAGCAATGCCAGTGATAAAAGGGTTTGCTCTGGCTTCACCCCAAATCTGGAATCCTGAAATAATGCTTTACACAAAGGCTATTAAAATTATTAGTTTTGGGGGGCAATATTTCTTAATTCTCTCCTCTGTCTCAATTTTGTTCAGTTTTCATCTGGGTTTTACATGCTTCCTTTTTATCACCAGGGTATTTCTTTGTCCATCTAGTGTACTTTCTTTGCCTTCACTATTACCATGCATATAAATATGGGTTATACAGCAACACAATACCTACATTTAAAGTCAAAATTCCATGTGCTTCTCACATCTTTTGCTAAAATCTAGTGCACTTTTGCAAAGGGCTCATTTTAATCTtcatatattttcacatatttgttttCCCATTCCATAAATTTCAAATCACCTTCATTAATATTTGTTTCACTTATTGTTTCTCTATTGATAGCAAAGaatgggaaataaataataattggaaAACTCACTTAATTGTTCCCTTGACTTTCTCTCTAGTGTAAATTTGAGTTgctgtttctctattttttcctttgtattccaATTTGGATTTTTGACCAACCATACATTGTTCAGCTTTTAAATACATAGTTATATGACATAGACTCCATCTCCTGCCATACCTCCATTTTTTAACCCTTGTACTAAATGAATTCCAACATCATTTTACCAGAACATTAAGTTGTGGCTCAAGAAGATATGGCAGAAATTATTAcacatttacattatattttatataacttatCAGCCACTACATACTTGTGTCATAACCCAGGAttaagcaaagaaatcataagttACTTCAATTTAGACAGCAGAAGAGGTATAAAGTGGGTCCAAGGCACATTCTAGTATGTCTCTGGCACCAGAAACAATACCGGGCACAGATTTGGGtgtataataaatgtatgttcaAAGAATCAGTGAGTGAGGATACTACTAAAAGTGACTCATGCAAAAAGTGAACTCATGTACCTGGACATCTCCCCCGACACCTCCAACCATGGGATCTTCTTCTAAAACTTTTACCATCTCCACAGATGAGGCAGGGTCAAGCATGGTGTCTGAATCACAAACCTGcaaagaagaaagtgagaaataaGTTAAAGAAGAGAAGATGATGAGTGTACTCCGTGTAGTCAAAAGTGGGCATATATATTATGCCTTCAGCCTATTGTCACAAGGCCTCAATAAGCGAGTAACACAGGGATGAGCGTTTGCTACATGATGGCCAATACAAAGAACCTGCAAACTCAAATATTTAAGCTAATGACATGGCTGGATAGAACAGCTAAAGTGATGACCTAGGCATGTCATGTAGGGTGACCAGGTTTGCCTGGTTTGCCATGGATGTACACAATTTTGGCAATGAAAGTCTCATGTCCCAGGTAACATCCTAGATTTCCAGGACGTGGAAAACATCTTGGGTTGGTCACCATagatatctctttttttaaaaaaattgccttcAATAAGGCTTTTAGATATCTTATCCCTCAGGTCTGAATGATGATAGGAAACTCCTATGACAGTATTGAAAAAAAGGCATGTTTAACagtgattatttttctctattttaatatGGTGATTAAGACAGGAAAGCAGTTCTACTAAGGCTGGTTGTATAATTAATTCTGAAGCAAGAGGTCCATTTGACCTGGGCTTAGCAGATGACATTCCATTAGAAAGGAAGCTAGCCTGATGGTCAGACCACCTTTTTATTTTAGAGTATTAAGTATTCGTCTAGCTCTTTATATACAGAAGTAGATGTTAAATTATCTTAAGCTTTTCTAGAAGTGCTAATTattattcttaaaaacaaactttataCAGGacaaaaaaacaattttgaaaccAAACCAACTacaactttaagaaaattattagGATTTGTCTATACCCATTAGCCGCTCCCAGAAATTTCTACTGGAGGCCAAAGGTACAGGGTTATAAATAGTACTTTTCTTCCCAAGCTGATTTATGAACTTattgaatgaaacagaaaaataaaggagaggagaaaCCAAAATATTACATGTATACTCGTAAAGCTGGTATGGAGAATAGGGCTTATATCAATGGAGCAGCAGACTTTGTAACTATGTTCCCCAGAATTAGACTGATGTACCAATTCCAAATAGCATCGAAGTGGGACTAGTTTCCTCCTGAAGACAGTTAATGCCCCTTCGAAAGGTATGGCAGATGCCTGCTCCTTCATGGCAGCTCACTTCTAGAAGAAAGGGGCAAGAAGGAGCTAGGCTACCCCTTACTCCTCCCGTACTCACCAATCAGATTAAGTCACTTCTCTTAGGGAGATATTAGGTACGTTACACCTGTGGATGGAGCTCCTTCCACATgatcaaagaaaatcaaaagtagGAAAAGAGCTGTCACCTCTCTATTCCTGGTTGATATTAATAAAATAGTATCCTTTTCTGGAAAATGCAGCCAGGCCCAAGTAGACATAAAGTGATGAAAATTGACATGTAATGGACCAGTTTCACATCACCATCTAAGCAATAAATGATATGATTGGCAGAGACGGGAGTGTTATCTGCAATTCCACTGTTTTTCTATGTAGTCTGGCTACATTTATGAATTTAATCAAGATTTAGtctctttatttatataaaaagcaaGTATTTGTGCAGTTCTCAGAGCTGCTTCATAAAAGTAGTATGGATTTGGAATACCAGTTTTGAATGAAAATAGTATTTAGAAGTATG
Proteins encoded:
- the HAS2 gene encoding hyaluronan synthase 2; this encodes MHCERFLCILRIIGTTLFGVSLLLGITAAYIVGYQFIQTDNYYFSFGLYGAFLASHLIIQSLFAFLEHRKMKKSLETPIKLNKTVALCIAAYQEDPDYLRKCLQSVKRLTYPGIKVVMVIDGNSEDDLYMMDIFSEVMGRDKSATYIWKNNFHVKGPGETDESHKESSQHVTQLVLSNKSICIMQKWGGKREVMYTAFRALGRSVDYVQVCDSDTMLDPASSVEMVKVLEEDPMVGGVGGDVQILNKYDSWISFLSSVRYWMAFNIERACQSYFGCVQCISGPLGMYRNSLLHEFVEDWYNQEFMGSQCSFGDDRHLTNRVLSLGYATKYTARSKCLTETPIEYLRWLNQQTRWSKSYFREWLYNAMWFHKHHLWMTYEAVITGFFPFFLIATVIQLFYRGKIWNILLFLLTVQLVGLIKSSFASCLRGNIVMVFMSLYSVLYMSSLLPAKMFAIATINKAGWGTSGRKTIVVNFIGLIPVSVWFTILLGGVIFTIYKESKKPFSESKQTVLIVGTLLYACYWVMLLTLYVVLINKCGRRKKGQQYDMVLDV